In Thermotoga sp. Ku-13t, one genomic interval encodes:
- a CDS encoding GNAT family N-acetyltransferase — MEVVKLEKEDWKNLELKYRWETPYFYKVEVFEDEDGWTVKVKRASSNEKIVKCFSEYLYRPWMEECELYGAQLDGKIIAWMSVGYERWCNRLRIFELYVLEEYRGRGAGSMLINKAKELAKERKVRAIVLDTHNSNYAAIEFYRKHGFSLNGFDLTQYHNDDVSRNEVRIDLVYTLE; from the coding sequence ATGGAGGTCGTGAAGCTGGAGAAAGAGGACTGGAAAAACCTCGAACTGAAGTATCGCTGGGAAACGCCGTATTTTTACAAGGTCGAAGTTTTTGAAGACGAGGACGGCTGGACAGTAAAAGTGAAAAGGGCAAGCAGCAATGAAAAGATTGTCAAGTGCTTTTCTGAGTATCTCTACAGACCGTGGATGGAAGAGTGCGAGCTCTACGGCGCCCAGCTTGATGGGAAGATAATAGCCTGGATGAGCGTCGGATACGAACGCTGGTGCAACAGGTTGAGGATCTTCGAACTGTACGTGCTCGAAGAATACAGAGGAAGAGGAGCTGGATCCATGCTGATAAACAAAGCCAAAGAACTGGCGAAGGAAAGAAAGGTGCGAGCAATCGTTCTTGACACACACAACAGCAATTACGCTGCGATCGAGTTCTACCGCAAGCACGGATTTTCACTGAACGGATTCGACCTGACGCAGTACCACAACGACGACGTGTCCAGGAACGAGGTCAGGATTGACTTAGTGTATACATTAGAATGA
- a CDS encoding YkgJ family cysteine cluster protein produces MLQRLAFISSQVLSIYEELELLHEKLHIGCNGCRRCCETAAYNIEVTILEFVPLALHLIETNQFDFWFEKVQHLTPADRCALLVDESIKAEGGCLFHSYRPLMCRLFSASYLKRKNIEILSCSFLKESLSQKLDQLVDAQHYFDRLYDIDFYLATTKYDINTAFRKALEYVGMRALPTGYPSIPIAS; encoded by the coding sequence ATGCTTCAGCGGCTGGCATTTATCTCATCGCAGGTTTTGAGCATTTACGAAGAACTCGAACTTCTGCATGAAAAACTTCACATCGGCTGTAATGGCTGCAGACGCTGCTGCGAGACAGCGGCCTACAACATCGAAGTCACGATTCTGGAATTCGTACCGCTCGCGCTGCATCTGATCGAAACGAACCAGTTCGACTTCTGGTTCGAAAAGGTCCAGCACCTGACGCCGGCTGACAGATGTGCACTGCTGGTGGACGAATCCATCAAGGCTGAAGGTGGTTGTCTTTTCCACAGTTACAGGCCCCTCATGTGCCGCCTCTTTTCAGCGAGTTATCTCAAAAGGAAGAATATAGAGATACTTTCCTGCAGTTTTCTGAAAGAAAGTTTATCGCAAAAGCTCGATCAGCTGGTGGACGCGCAGCACTATTTCGACAGACTCTACGACATAGACTTCTACCTTGCGACGACAAAATACGACATCAACACCGCCTTCAGGAAAGCCCTAGAGTACGTTGGCATGAGAGCGTTACCGACAGGATATCCTTCCATTCCGATCGCAAGCTGA